The DNA sequence CGGGGGGGAAACATCATATTCAATAATTGGtgtttattacataaaagaTTTATTTACAACTGTTAGTGAAAAAAGTAATTGCAAAAATGAAGATACCATAAATAACAATGGAAGTAGCACAATTCAAAAGAGAAGATTGattatacttaattttttgaagaaaTGGTTTATcgttgaaaataaaaatgatgataatattttagaaaaattaaattatggtaatatatatcaaattgAATATGTCAATAAGTACGAAAAGACATATTTTTTCCCAGCTAGAAAACAaccattatataatattattaatactaaaAGACAAAAAgctaagaaaaaaaataatattgaaattattctagatttaaaaaaattctgtGATGTTATATTGAATGTAGAAAATTACATTAAGTATGGTAGTAGACCTAACAActatgaaatgaaaaatgtagGTGCAACTGCTACTATCAGAACTGAGGATGatggaaagaaaaatttttccCTATTAAGGGAAAAACCAGATAAAGATCTTTCCCTGAATAATGCCCAAGATAGTGATGTAAATACAAGAGTATGTGGAGAATGGAAAACGGAACAAGCCGCTTTTGTGCCCACGCCCCTTGTTAATGCTGCTGTGTGTAGTGGCCCCCCGTCCACAGGTGCCTTAACGAAACAAGACCAGTTTCAGGAGATTTACGAAATTCTGTATGACACGAAAATTGTACCTGTatcaattaataaaaattttaatatacagAATCCATACGCAGATTATTGTGCCCTACTACCCTTTTTAACAAAAGATGATTTTTTGCTCATTCGAAAATTACAGAgaatttataaagaaaaatacttGAAGCAGttgtataaacatattaaggaaaataatttaaatatgactatattttttaatgcagTTAATTCTGTTTTCTTCACAAGTTGTGATCAGTAGGGTTGGTCCCCTGCTGCTCGTGCAGAAATCCACGGGTAAAAAGTTACAGCATGATGTTATAATTAATCATATATCTGTTCGTAAATCTTTGTGTGTAAGTATTTGcgcgtatatatgtaactgCACAGATACACTCCACTGATGCACTATATCATCCATCATATCCTCACTAAAAGAAACATATTTGGAGTTTTATTTTCACAATATTTtgttgttcatattattagtTATAACCGATTGTGCCCCttctgaaaaaaatatgttaaccCCTAATTTGTGCAAGCTTGCATATCTTACTTTTTgcaaatttaattttgtttggTTTTGTTTTACCGAAATTTCCTTTCCGTTTGTTTATCCtagtataattttgtttatttgatTCATTTTagtgcaatttttttttttttttttttttgctcaaACGAAACATATCgaataaacgaaaaaatattatcccCTCCTTGAGCCCCGAATAGAGGTGGAGTTTTCTACCAATTTAGCTGAATGCCAAAAATTAGCAGGAGGAAAAATAActcccatatatatatatatatataaattatctatATGCATATGGGCATTCATGctcatgtacacatatatacataggcCAACACGTCCACGTAGTTTTCGTTTGGATAAAAAGGAATACTGTTGTGGAAAAACTAAGCATGAGAGAAATGAAAAGGTCCTTTGCCAAAGCTCACATATTATGCACATATAAGAATGTTGTTTTTTGTAGTGAcctttttatgtatttagtaaaaaaaaataataccaAGTGTTAAATTACAATAAGAACATAAAACATGTGTTGTTATTTATTCGTTATATAACCAAAAATCGTaaacaaaaagaagaaaaaatacaaaaaaaaaaaaaaaatatatatatatatataaaaataaaaaaaataaatgttatcACCTTTCACGGAAGTTCCTTTTTGcgaatttattaattttttcttttttatcatgtTCGATTTGTActattagtatttttttgtatcttcgatatttgtttcattttaaacatttttttgttcttgttATTTTCTGCgctttaaatatatctgGGCATTTTCACTATATCTGTGCACTTCTAACATACACTTTTAGTATCTTCGTAAATTTTCATCATCTTTGGacttgtaatttttttttttttttaatgctcTTCAGTGTTCACCTTAGCGTAATGCCCATCTTCTCCTCTTAAGCTAGTTGGTGCTTCTTCTCCTTGTGCtgctttttgtttttttgttttcatatatatttctgtgAAAATACTTTgcattttcttccttttacCAACCCcctctcctttttttaaggtatatattataaaccTTTTTGAATAACCATTCTTTTGACTTTTCACTTTTAAAGTCTCTCTTTTCACTTTTCACTTTtcacttttcatttttctcttttcaaGTTTCACTTGTGACTTTTTACTTTCCATTTATCTGTAACATAGctaatttttctgtttttcaatttaaaaatttttttgaatatacattttatttttttaaaaaagaaacactattacatttattattacaccTATCTTTTTTCAaacgaatattttttttttttttcccatttatAAATAGGGCTTAATTCTACACATGCTTGTTAAGcgtttttaaatattacagTGCTAtcattacatataaatacgtacactcatatatacgtatactaatatatatgaacactaatatatatgtacactaatatatatgtacactcATTTATACGTACACTAATATATACGAacactaatatatatgtacactcatatatacatatatacttccgtacgtacatatatatatgcatatatgtatatatatgtatttacatatgaatgtatgtacatacatacgtacgtgCTTTTCGGTATAACAGTATCGCTTTAAgcttttgaaaaaaatggatgAAGTAAAATTACTACCAGGTGAAGAAGGTAAAATAAGAgccatctttttttttataggaTTACTTTTAAGTTTACCATCGCATGTTATAGTTAacgtttcttttttaataaatcatttatataatgaagaaatattTGTGATAGTGATGGGTATAGTTTCTGGATGTATGATAGTATCATCCCTTTTTCAGTTAACATTTGAAAGTACATCATTTAAAGctattatcatatttaattctttgaatactcttaatttattagttttattagtactcatatgtatatgcaaagcgtccaaatattatatatattttatatgtggTATTATTGGACTATTTATTGGATACTTGTATTCAGCATGTACAAAATATTCGTTACTGATGCCGATAAAAGTAAATGGATATATGATTAGTGGTATTAGTTTTAGTGCtttgtttttctttgttaTTAATTTGATTATGTCTTACTTTACTATAGAAGATGGAAATACGAAATCGTATTATAATGCTATATGCATGTCAATAGGCACCATTGTATTAATTGAATTCtgtataattgtatatattatctttGTACAATTTAGCTCCCCTTACTTTATGAATCAACGACAAATAATAGAAGCATCTATGTGTAAAGGTGGAAACAAAGATTGTAGTagtactaataataataataccaCACAATTGAGCGAAGTGGAAAAAGggaacaagaaaaaaaaaagctcaAATATTATCAATAGTACTAGTGAAAAAGTAGACGAATCCGTATCTATTATCacaattttgaaaaacaaatttGTCAATTTAAAGAACATGTTTAATTGTACCAACATTTTTCATGGTGCTCAGCTAATCAGATATTATTACACTTGCATTATACCCATATCCTTTTCCATTTTCATATCGTCTACAATATACCCGCACATGAGTAAGAGAAAATCTGCAATTTTGCGTGCTTAATGGAGCAGATGTTAATGTGTGTATGGGTGCATGTATATACTGGTGCATGTGTGTACGTTGTATTTGCTTTCGTCCTGTGCATACctcttttcatttatgtacaaatacttttcaattttttttttttttttccccatttACAGTTCCCAACAAGCTGAACAAGGGCGTATACCttaaatatttgttcatGTTTTTATACCAGAGTAGCGACCTTATATTCAGTCTATTAGTGACAGTATATTTAACCGCATTTAACTTTTTCAAGCAAAAGTATGTAGTGATATTATGTTTGATCAGAGTTGTTTTATTAGGTTTAGctcttaaaataaaaaacttaaaagaAGATGCATTTATGTATTCAAATTCTTTTGTATCATtggttatatttatactagGGGCTACAAACGGATCACTCATTAATATAAGCTATGCAAGAATACATGAATGTTTTGAAGAATcagataaaaaagaaaaaaatattgccGTGTCATCTTCTTTTTGTGCTCTTTCTCTTTTAATGAGTTTCGCTTTAGCGCCTTGGTTTTGTCGCgctataataaatttataaaatctaTTTTATGGACCCATTGTCATTTTatctatgtatgtatgtacgtatacgCACGCGTGGATGTATTCACGCCTGCGCGCATTCACAACCAAGTAtcagctttttttttttttttttttccttttttccatcACCTCAGGGAagttttttatgtttttaaattgttatatgtatatttttaatgcacatttattttatatttaaatttttttatcttttaaaatgtttacaCCATTgctacatatatgtatgggtATGCACATATGCACAAGCGTTtgtgtacatgtgtatgtgtacatgtacatgcatatatatatatatatatatatatatatatatatatatatatatatatatatatatatgtatatttttgtgaCAGCAGCGAACTTAATTAACCATCTCTTCCTAGTTTTTCTTAGTCATATGtgatttaattaaaaatgtatgtaaaacaaaaatatgtgCATTCAATTTGATCCTTGAAATGGTACAGTTAAGCCAGACAAAGagtatacatacaaatgtGGGTATATAAATGTGGGTATATAAATGTGGGTATATGAATGTGGGTATATAAATGTAGGTATATGAATGTGGGTATATAAATGTGGGTATTTTAATTgggatatatgtatatgtgtttatataaaCGTGTGtacgtgcatatatgtaagtgtatatgtacgtaaaagtataaaaaagtaagacTACAATTTTAAAGTTTTATTAGCATTAAATATTCTGTGTTGTGGTATCCTGTCCTGtgcagttttttttttttctttttccttctaattttttgtgcgaattttattattatttgaattcCCCTACTGAACTGTCATATATATTCCCATGGGCAgtggtaatatatatataggagAAAGGAAAAGGATGTTTACATTACGTACAAAATGAATATTGACCATATTCAATTAATTCACGATAACTATATAAAAACTTTAAGTGTATCGTATAGTGTACTGTAAAGAGTAAATTATTTGTCCgttgaaaaattatgatatttgctgtatttccaattttttatttttacaagatatatttaaaagttcctcttttttttttctttttttttcttttttttttaaagtgcACACATTGGTCGTATAGAGATCTAATAACAATGGTATGATGTCCATATAACAATCTCATAACAGTCGAAAAATAGTAGCACAATATAAATGTTGAGAATAGGGgtgaattaatatatttattattattttttttttttttacacatgTGGgatccttttcatttttttctcgtTTCATATATGCGCACATtgacatacatatatacgtgtgtGCAACTGAAGATACAGGTATTtatttgtgcatatataaGCACAATTCTTGCCGCATACTGCTTAACATACttgaaaaagagaaatacgTTTTTagcaaatataatattttgaacaATTTTTCACAAAACTGAAAAACGTACAgctatttatgcatatatatatatatatatatatatatattgtatgtatgttaatatatatctatgtatataCCCATTTACGTGTATGCGtgcccttttttttttattttgaaaatatatatatatgtgtatgtatgtatttatatatgtatgaagaTGGCTTGTAATAAGGCAAAAGTGAACAAATGGAGTGAACGCACTTCGGCATAATTTATGGCCCTATGTACGATGAAGCAAATAAACAGAATAACTgtttaatgtattatttatacgtgctcaacataaaattatgctttcacatatgtatatgcatgtacgtacatacgtacttatatatatgctatttttttaacagtaTATAAGGCTACCCCGGAACCATCCATATTTGCCAAGTAATTTGCGGATAAAGCAAATGCATAATTTTCCCcccttaaaaaaaagaagcagtATATATAGGCAATTGTTCACTAGTGTGGCTAAGCGAAATATTCGAACTGCAAGCGCCGGGCTACCATCAATAACAAGTAAAACATGTttttacgtaaaaaaaaaggaaagcaGTAAATGGAAGAGGAAATGCTGCTTTTCTGCTCTGTTGTTAACTGCTTTTTTCtcttgtttttaaaaaagaggtaaaaaaaaaaaaaagagcaaaagATAGtgcaaaaataaagcaaaatgaGTAACTATAACAAAAGCGATAGGAGAAAAAACGTGGGCTCCATATTATGCAGCTACTACAATTTAGAAAGGGAAAATAACTGCAATAGGAAGGAAAACCATATGAATAGTTTAAGTTACAAAGATCAAGTGACTAGAAATGATATAACAGATGAAGACAAGTATAGAAAATTAAAGACTGATAAAGGGAATACAAATGACATATCAAAAGAAATGAACAGTGAGGTATATATAGACGAACTGGATAAAAAAAGTTCTGAATTTAATGTTaatgattattttaaaaagttattagAAAAGTCCAGTTTAGAAGAATTAATACACAAGTCCAAAAAAATCGAAAAGGAAATTAAACAGAATGATAGCTTTATGCAATCTTTAGTATATGAGAATTACAGTAAATTTATAGATGCTACTGATACGATAGTgcttttgaaaaaaaattttaaaaatgtaaaggaaaaaataaaaaatataaatgatcaTCTTACATATATTGATGATAATTCCAATTTGGTTAGTAGCAAAGTGTcagaaaattttgaaaaaattgaaaatttaatacaaataaaaaaactgttaaatgatattaatataattatgaaaataccCAAAAATATGTTCTCTTTAATTATTCAAAGGAAATACATAAACTctttgaaattatttatcgAAGCCGTTCcattcttttataaaaatcaaCACTTTAGggtttttcaaaatttgtatttaGACTGCGATAATTTAGCAAACATTGCTTGTTACATGTACTTAAAGGAATTGAAAGGGGGAAAAATTGATAGAGGAAAAGCTGAACATAGTAGAAAAAGTCTACAAGATGAAACAGGTTCACGGGAGGAAGATACAGAATTGGGTGAACAAGATGAAAAGGGAGAAAGGAACAACCCCATCTTTTTCGATAAAGACAATTTAGAAAATTCTTTTCATATACTTCATTCTCATGTTGGGTTAAGTGAGCAAATCGTGTCCTGTCTCTATTTAGTACTAGCATATGgggaagataaaaaaaatgtaagaaaTATGTACATTCAGAATAGAATTATGGCATTAAGATATTTATTACAGAACATATTTAGCCTGAACAATTACGTAAATTTCGGTGCGAAGGAGATGCCTTTGGCGGGTACAGCCCTGGGAAGAAGTAAACTACATAACGAGAGAAGTGGAAGTGGTAATGAAACGGTTAATGGCAATGAAAATGGAAACGACCATGAAAACATCCATGGAAGTAGCAGCAGCAATATCAAGGTGTACATTCGGGACGCGAATGACGACACGTGCTCCAATGAACtgtacaataaaatattcgaAAACATTCTGGAGCTATCGTTTAAGTACTTggtaaatttcttttttggtgtcattgaaaattttgaagAGATTTTTCTAAGTGAAGGTTATTCTAATAATAAGGCAAGTACAGagaagatattttttttaaatggaaAAGAAGTAAAACCGTCTGAGGCTATCCCATATATAACTGGTTTAATAAACAATCTTAACTTGAatataagagaaaaaagtCGAGAGCGAAAAATGGATGGAACAGCAGAACGGCTGTCATCGACTCTTTTCCCTTCTTCATATGATCCCAATGCAAAATGGCTTCAACTTGAGGAGGAAGAGATATGTATGAGTTACAACCCTTTTAATAAAGTGAGATACGATGATGTATTCAACTTGTGGGACACAGTAGTTGACGATGATGATAAGAAAATGATGGAATCATTAACAAAAAGCTTCTTTAATGTTTTACTAAAGT is a window from the Plasmodium malariae genome assembly, chromosome: 2 genome containing:
- the NT4 gene encoding nucleoside transporter 4, putative, with translation MDEVKLLPGEEGKIRAIFFFIGLLLSLPSHVIVNVSFLINHLYNEEIFVIVMGIVSGCMIVSSLFQLTFESTSFKAIIIFNSLNTLNLLVLLVLICICKASKYYIYFICGIIGLFIGYLYSACTKYSLLMPIKVNGYMISGISFSALFFFVINLIMSYFTIEDGNTKSYYNAICMSIGTIVLIEFCIIVYIIFVQFSSPYFMNQRQIIEASMCKGGNKDCSSTNNNNTTQLSEVEKGNKKKKSSNIINSTSEKVDESVSIITILKNKFVNLKNMFNCTNIFHGAQLIRYYYTCIIPISFSIFISSTIYPHMIPNKLNKGVYLKYLFMFLYQSSDLIFSLLVTVYLTAFNFFKQKYVVILCLIRVVLLGLALKIKNLKEDAFMYSNSFVSLVIFILGATNGSLINISYARIHECFEESDKKEKNIAVSSSFCALSLLMSFALAPWFCRAIINL